In the Acanthopagrus latus isolate v.2019 chromosome 23, fAcaLat1.1, whole genome shotgun sequence genome, one interval contains:
- the LOC119013527 gene encoding galectin-1-like, whose protein sequence is MNMQLELKNVNLRAGDQLKVKGIILHDAERFQIDLGCDADDLALHFNPRFHDDVDGSVVVCNSKTDGCWGEEKREIHNPLQRGTDVKIVLKLAGDMFEVELPDGQEVQFPNRDSMEVITYVKIAGDFKLTSFKIC, encoded by the exons ATGAACATG cAACTTGAATTGAAGAATGTGAATCTGAGAGCTGGAGATCAGCTGAAAGTAAAGGGGATAATTCTCCATGATGCTGAGAG GTTCCAGATCGACCTCGGCTGTGACGCAGATGACCTGGCGCTACACTTCAACCCGCGTTTCCACGACGACGTTGATGGATCTGTTGTGGTGTGCAACTCAAAGACTGATGGTTGTTGGGGCGAAGAGAAGCGGGAAATACACAACCCCCTACAGAGAGGCACCGATGTCAAG ATTGTGCTGAAGCTGGCTGGAGACATGTTTGAAGTGGAGCTTCCTGACGGACAGGAAGTCCAGTTTCCCAACCGTGACAGCATGGAGGTCATCACCTACGTCAAAATTGCCGGGGACTTCAAACTGACTTCCTTCAAGATCTGCTGA
- the LOC119014779 gene encoding interferon-induced very large GTPase 1-like: MKKQYQAQTETLLCRLHLQDKLQQKFSPADFLQICPPVSQDHETCEKDLAHTFLHRLMMLDYRARYIPVRQDSSEVSNSKPVPDILYTGQSALEALYGNTVNSDKSKQSPVHPMDVQMAVFHCSDSFFKQNMIRKLSQCQYALPLLVPDPVTMDIECPLWTFRQIRKTWKIIQTKDNPNIVTLKSMPICNAKTPMVSFFRLGSLSQSKSQLINTLINERHNTFFHRNCPGSTKSRYLMDGVAEIAWYCPAGKPSDAFTDCTAFCNLHGDALLNKKQRDILTEKSSVSVVLVPTLEKEDKSEKVISALFESEKPLIILIANNDGSAVRLTEGKYKMGLNDRSQSDVSNELKGIIRNILSGPQTSSFQLETMTEVSGIRVDEDDSLCQKGKSAAEGIVKLLQGMDGLKIKDTFLQCQGQLWSKWCRTNKDLYRLTGHIEKEKSEKEQQLKQIRQDQCKASCSELMKLFTESLSSLKSTDREYFLNWTQILIDALCTDDLSSILQSYDEKWSEVLALKKKHDKSDQLNMKQTELGQISTKLQSATFGLEHMFREMGQIYEAHKSLKKQPTSGQTDWSKYPELAAELMISGHPMELMDGDAGHVPLTWISSLLDEVINKLGNKRVFVLSVLGVQSSGKSTMLNAMFGLQFAVSAGRCTKGAFMQLVRVSEEIKKDFQFDYVLVVDTEGLRALELEGNTTLHHDNELATFVVGLGNMTLINIFGENPADMQDVLQIVVQAFMRMKKVKLSPSCVFVHQNVADIAAAEMNLDGKRRLQEKLDQMAQLAAEEEGCDAECFGDVIAFDVQNDVKYFAQLWEGSPPMAPPNPGYSESIQELKTFILSKASQSKGITLKQFKSKIHDLWNALLNENFVFSFKNTLEIAVYRKLEVQYGHWTWTLRSNMLTIENQLHNKVENGNLDKVELSYLHEQMSNTYKKIQNTMTTYFDDDRDKEILAQWRGRFESRIKEFHDGQVREVQRKLDEVIQQKKARKKLDEKNQEFENKLLQKSKELAHELKDKAGDVKELRKQFNSVWSGWVTELTAGTTPIKDINYQEDQYTVLQELGIEGTHINQSKCKGRYKNMPMIPNFSDYVTLTKHQEPSFTSQRSQDDQTEDKNAEKQRFSFFRAVKNIFGFGSSSSLSSTKQKEHLPHEQQDLIRSLIDNVEQQTANILKKNPVAKQGYNQAYLHEVANNTKEKVTEFESKSNLALKKEFTVDLVLYVFDRAESWLTESHKKFKDSNDVHVCVESKKEQYYNIFRSFCKGSSSAVVFAELICEELKSSTVEAVCNKTAIGIADEMKCSFPAFSGNRLNLEKHVLKSLAEKEDFDGFITYITNPRKQVEAFIKDKVQKYIFTGKRNKAQNILKKNVEDIKQLVSQALFDATEEGDIDMWMEEFSSLLIDELTFNTICCQNFSDINKFDFLKEEIEKGLKPIMKEMNSLSLDKMKDFKNQPDEILIDQLCNCCWVKCPFCAAVCTNTLADHSPDKHSVPFHRPSGIKGWHTRNTDQLVIDFCTTLVASDRCFYPHHGSKETFPYKEYPKAGGGYATWTITADGSKLIYWKWFVCRFQQQLEDHYKLKFHGRGEIPNEWRTHSKEKAIKSLDEM; the protein is encoded by the coding sequence ATGAAGAAACAATATCaagcacaaactgaaacactgcTCTGCAGACTTCACCTTCAAGACAAACTTCAGCAGAAGTTTTCACCAGCAGATTTTCTTCAGATATGTCCACCTGTGAGTCAGGATCATGAGACATGTGAGAAAGATCTAGCTCATACTTTCCTTCACAGGCTGATGATGTTAGACTACAGAGCCAGATATATTCCTGTAAGACAAGACAGTTCTGAGGTCAGCAATTCAAAGCCTGTTCCAGATATTCTTTACACAGGACAAAGTGCTTTAGAAGCTCTCTATGGTAACACTGTCAACTCTGATAAATCAAAACAATCTCCTGTGCATCCAATGGATGTTCAGATGGCAGTATTTCACTGCTCAGACAGCTTTTTCAAACAGAACATGATTAGAAAGCTGTCACAGTGTCAGTACGCTTTACCTCTGCTTGTTCCTGATCCAGTTACAATGGACATTGAATGTCCTCTGTGGACTTTCAgacaaataagaaaaacatggaAGATAATTCAAACCAAAGATAATCCAAACATTGTCACCCTGAAGAGTATGCCCATCTGTAATGCTAAAACACCCATGGTGTCATTTTTCCGTCTGGGTTCACTGTCTCAGTCTAAATCTCAGCTGATAAACACTTTGATCAACGAGCGTCACAACACCTTCTTCCACAGAAACTGTCCAGGTAGCACAAAGTCTCGCTATTTGATGGATGGAGTGGCAGAGATTGCCTGGTACTGCCCAGCTGGTAAACCCAGTGATGCCTTCACTGACTGCACTGCCTTCTGTAATCTCCATGGTGATgctctgttaaataaaaaacagcgTGACATACTGACTGAAAAATCTTCAGTCAGTGTTGTTCTTGTCCCAACTCtggaaaaagaagacaaaagtgaaaaagttaTCTCAGCTCTTTTTGAGTCTGAAAAGCCTCTCATTATTCTTATTGCTAATAATGATGGTAGTGCAGTTCGGTTGACAgaaggaaaatacaaaatgggTCTGAACGACAGAAGCCAGTCAGATGTTTCTAATGAACTGAAAGGAATcattagaaacattttgtctggACCACAGACTTCCAGCTTCCAGCTTGAAACCATGACTGAGGTCTCTGGAATCAGAGTGGATGAAGATGACAGTCTCTGCCAAAAAGGGAAATCTGCTGCTGAGGGAATAGTGAAGTTACTTCAGGGGATGGATGGTCTAAAgattaaagacacatttctccAATGTCAAGGTCAACTGTGGAGCAAGTGgtgcagaacaaacaaagacCTGTATCGCCTCACAGGACACATCGAGAAGGAGAAATCTGAAAAGGAACAACAACTGAAGCAAATACGACAAGATCAATGCAAAGCTTCCTGTAGTGAGCTGATGAAGTTGTTCACTGAAAGCCTCTCATCTTTGAAATCAACAGACAGAGAGTATTTCCTGAACTGGACTCAGATCTTAATCGATGCCCTCTGCACAGATGATCTCTCTTCAATTCTCCAAAGCTATGATGAAAAATGGTCTGAGGTCTTGGCTTTGAAGAAGAAGCACGACAAGTCTGATCAGTTAAACATGAAGCAAACTGAGCTTGgacaaatatcaacaaaactACAGTCTGCAACTTTTGGCTTGGAGCACATGTTTAGAGAAATGGGACAAATCTATGAAGCCCATAAATCTCTGAAGAAACAACCAACGAGTGGACAGACTGACTGGTCTAAATACCCTGAGCTGGCTGCAGAGCTGATGATATCAGGACACCCAATGGAGCTGATGGATGGTGATGCAGGTCATGTGCCTTTAACTTGGATCTCTAGTCTTTTAGATGAAGTCATCAACAAACTGGGCAACAAGAGAGTCTTTGTGTTGTCAGTTTTAGGCGTACAGAGCAGTGGAAAGTCAACTATGCTGAATGCCATGTTTGGGTTACAGTTTGCAGTGAGTGCTGGCAGGTGCACCAAGGGTGCCTTCATGCAGCTGGTCAGAGTGTCAGAGGAGATCAAGAAAGACTTTCAGTTTGACTACGTTCTGGTGGTGGACACTGAAGGACTGCGTGCTCTTGAGCTGGAAGGTAACACCACTCTTCACCACGACAATGAACTGGCAACATTTGTTGTTGGTCTGGGAAACATGACATTGATCAACATCTTTGGAGAGAATCCAGCTGACATGCAGGATGTTCTGCAGATTGTTGTTCAGGCTTTCATGAGGATGAAGAAAGTTAAACTTTCTccaagttgtgtgtttgttcatcagAATGTTGCAGATAttgcagctgcagagatgaaCTTGGATGGAAAGAGACGCCTGCAAGAAAAACTGGACCAGATGGCCCAACtagcagctgaagaggaggGTTGTGATGCTGAGTGCTTCGGTGACGTCATTGCATTTGATGTTCAGAATGATGTGAAGTACTTTGCCCAACTGTGGGAGGGAAGTCCACCGATGGCTCCTCCAAATCCAGGTTACAGTGAGAGCATCCAAGAGCTGAAGACCTTCATCCTCTCTAAAGCTTCACAGTCTAAAGGGATTACTCTCAAACAGTTCAAAAGCAAAATTCATGACCTGTGGAATGCCCTGCTGAACgaaaactttgttttcagtttcaaaaacacacttgaAATTGCAGTGTACAGAAAACTTGAGGTCCAGTATGGGCACTGGACCTGGACCCTTAGGAGCAACATGTTGACCATTGAGAACCAGCTTCACAACAAAGTAGAAAATGGAAACCTTGACAAAGTTGAGCTCAGTTATCTTCATGAACAAATGAGCAACACttacaaaaaaatccaaaatacaaTGACAACATACTTTGAtgatgacagagacaaagaaatatTGGCTCAGTGGCGAGGCCGATTTGAAAGCAGAATCAAGGAGTTTCATGATGGACAAGTGAGAGAAGTCCAAAGAAAACTGGATGAAGTTATCCAGCAGAAGAAGGCTCGTAAAAAGCTTGATGAAAAGAATCAAGAGTTTGAGAACAAGCTGCTACAAAAGAGTAAAGAGCTCGCTCATGAGTTAAAAGACAAGGCAGGAGATGTAAAGGAACTTAGAAAGCAGTTCAACTCAGTTTGGAGTGGCTGGGTTACTGAGTTAACTGCAGGCACAACACCTATTAAGGACATCAACTATCAGGAGGATCAGTATACTGTTCTTCAAGAGCTCGGTATTGAAGGCACTCACATAAATCAATCCAAATGCAAAGGTAGATACAAAAACATGCCAATGATTCCAAATTTCAGTGATTATGTGACTCTCACCAAGCACCAGGAGCCCAGTTTCACAAGCCAACGATCCCAAGATGATCAGACAGAAGACAAGAATGCAGAAAAGCAAAGATTTAGCTTTTTCAGGGCTGTTAAAAATATTTTCGGATTTGGGTCATCAAGCTCTTTatcatcaacaaaacaaaaagaacatctGCCACACGAACAGCAGGACCTTATCAGATCCCTTATTGACAATGTTGAACAACAGACCGCAAACATACTTAAGAAAAATCCTGTAGCTAAACAAGGCTACAATCAAGCTTACTTACATGAGGTGGccaacaacacaaaagaaaaagtaacaGAATTTGAATCAAAGAGTAATCTTGCTCTGAAGAAGGAGTTCACAGTTGATCTTGTGCTGTATGTATTTGACAGAGCAGAGAGTTGGCTGACAGAGTCTCACAAGAAATTCAAAGACAGCAACGATGTACATGTTTGTGTAGAAAGCAAGAAAGAGCAATATTACAACATTTTCAGAAGCTTCTGTAAAGGAAGCTcgtctgctgttgtgtttgcagaacTGATCTGTGAAGAACTGAAGAGTTCCACTGTTGAGGCCGTCTGTAACAAGACTGCTATTGGCATCGCTGATGAGATGAAGTGCAGTTTCCCAGCATTCAGTGGGAACAGGTTGAACTTAGAGAAACATGTGTTGAAGTCACTGGCAGAGAAAGAGGACTTTGATGGTTTTATCACCTACATCACAAACCCAAGGAAGCAAGTTGAGGCATTTATAAAAGATAAAGTGCAGAAGTACATCTtcacaggaaaaagaaacaaagcacaGAATATActgaagaaaaatgttgaagacaTCAAACAGCTTGTGAGTCAGGCTTTATTTGATGCAACAGAGGAAGGAGACATAGACATGTGGATGGAGGAATTTTCCAGTTTGTTGATTGATGAACTAACATTCAACACCATCTGTTGTCAAAACTTTAGCGACATAAACAAATTTGACTTTCTGAAAGAGGAGATCGAGAAAGGCCTTAAACCCATCATGAAGGAGATGAACAGCCTCTCACTGGATAAGATGAAGGACTTCAAGAATCAGCCTGATGAAATCCTCATTGATCAGCTGTGTAACTGCTGCTGGGTGAAGTGTCCATTCTGTGCAGCTGTTTGTACCAACACACTGGCTGATCACAGTCCTGACAAACACAGTGTCCCTTTTCATCGACCCTCTGGGATTAAAGGATGGCACACCAGAAACACAGATCAACTGGTCATTGATTTCTGCACAACATTAGTAGCAAGTGATAGATGTTTCTACCCCCATCATGGTTCAAAGGAGACTTTTCCTTATAAAGAGTATCCAAAGGCTGGAGGGGGGTATGCAACATGGACGATTACTGCTGATGGGTCTAAGCTGATATACTGGAAATGGTTTGTATGTCGGTTTCAACAGCAGCTTGAAGACCACTATAAATTAAAATTCCATGGCAGAGGAGAAATTCCCAATGAGTGGAGAACACACTCTAAAGAAAAGGCTATTAAAAGTctggatgaaatgtaa
- the pick1 gene encoding PRKCA-binding protein produces the protein MFTDMDYELEEDKLGIPTVPGTVCLKKDANNLIGISIGGGAQYCPCLYIVQVFDNTPAALEGTLAAGDEITGVNGKPVKGKTKVEVAKMIQAVQGEATIHYNKLQADPKQGKSLDIVLKKVKHRLVENMSSGTADALGLSRAILCNDGLVKRLEELEKTAELYKGLMEHTKRLLRAFFELSQTHRAFGDVFSVIGVREPQAAASEAFVKFADAHRNIEKYGIQLLKTIKPMLHDLNTYLHKAIPDTKLTIRKYLDVKFEYLSYCLKVKEMDDEEYSSIAMGEPLYRVSTGNYEYRLVLRCRQEARARFAKMRKDVLEKIELLDQKHVQDIVFQLQRFVSGMSHYYDECYAVLKEADVFPIEVDLSRTMINYSSQSLSSYTGDEEDEDEEGGGDGEGGGSGAGRQAENGAEKLIDDE, from the exons ATGTTCACAGACATGGACTATGAACTGGAGGAGGATAAACT GGGGATACCAACAGTACCTGGTACTGTGTGTCTGAAGAAAGATGCTAATAATCTCATTGGGATCAGCATCGGTGGAGGGGCACAGTACTGTCCTTGTCTCTACATTGTCCAG GTCTTTGATAACACCCCGGCAGCTCTGGAAGGGACACTGGCAGCAGGCGATGAAATCACAGGCGTGAATGGGAAACCAGTGAAGGGAAAGACCAAAGTGGAGGTGGCCAAGATGATTCAGGCTGTCCAG ggaGAAGCAACAATCCACTACAACAAGCTGCAGGCAGATCCCAAACAGGGGAAGTCTCTGGATATAG tgctgAAGAAAGTCAAACACCGGCTGGTGGAGAACATGAGCTCAGGCACTGCAGACGCTCTCGGACTCAGCAGAGCCATTCTATGCAACG ATGGACTGGTCAAACGCCTGGAAGAGctggagaaaacagcagagctCTACAAAG GGCTGATGGAGCACACAAAGAGGCTGCTCCGAGCTTTCTTTGAGCTCTCTCAAACTCACAGAG CGTTCGGGGATGTGTTTTCGGTCATCGGGGTACGGGAGCCCCAGGCTGCAGCCAGCGAGGCTTTCGTGAAGTTTGCTGATGCTCACCGCAACATTGAGAAATACGGCATCCAGCTGCTGAAGACCATCAAACCT ATGCTCCACGATCTGAACACGTACCTTCACAAGGCCATACCGGACACGAAGCTCACCATCCGCAAGTACCTGGATGTGAAGTTTGAATATCTG TCGTACTGCCTGAAGGTGAAGGAAATGGATGATGAAGAATACAGCAGTATT GCCATGGGAGAGCCCCTGTATCGAGTCAGCACCGGGAACTATGAGTACCGCCTGGTGCTGCGCTGTCGGCAGGAGGCGCGAGCCCGCTTCGCCAAAATGAGGAAGGACGTTCTGGAGAAGATAGAGCTGTTGGATCAGAAACatg TCCAGGACATCGTGTTCCAGCTGCAGCGCTTCGTCTCGGGCATGTCGCACTACTATGACGAGTGCTACGCCGTCCTGAAGGAGGCCGATGTGTTCCCCATCGAGGTGGACCTCTCCCGCACCATGATCAACTACAGCAGCCAGTCGCTCTCCTCCTACACCGGagatgaggaggacgaggacgaggaaggaggaggagatggagagggaggaggcagcGGCGCGGGCAGACAAGCAGAGAACGGCGCTGAGAAACTGATAGAtgatgagtga